CGCCCCGGACGGAGTCACCGAACGGGTGCGGGAGGCCGCCCCCGGGCTCGTCGCGCTGCTTCAGGAGGCCGAGGACGCGCGGCGGCTGCGGGCGGAGGTGTCGGGCGGAGACGGCGTCAGCGCGGTCTGCGCCTGGAACCACTTCGAGAACATCCCGACCTTCTACAACTGGAACAACCGCCCGCGCTGAGGCCGACGGTGATCAGGGGCCTGTCGACCGGTCGGAGTGACCTCCGGTCAGGGCAGGCCCCTGATGATCGGCACCGATCTCGCTCCCGACGGGCACATGCGTGAGCACGCGGGGGTTACCGCGTGCTCAGCTGCGTCGAGAGGTCAGCGGGTCGGTCGGACCCAGGGATCCGGGTCGTCGTCCGCGTGATTCTCATCATCGTCGTCGACGAACTCTTTTGAGTCGTCGTCGAAGTGGTGCTCAGACTTACCAGCACCCGCCAGTTCGCGCTGCAAGGCGGTGAGGTCGGTGTTCGGGGAGTGGTACTTCAACTCCCGGGCCACCTTCGTCTGCTTGGCCTTAGCACGGCCGCGCCCCATGGCTCGACCCCCTCGCACAGAATGCGGGGCAGCCCGAAGGCGGGCCCCGATGACGTCAGGCATCTCTCGTGGCTCTTACGGTACATGGGGATGCCATCGTTCGGCACCTCGGGTTACCGTCGGCCGGCTCTGCGCGTCGC
The DNA window shown above is from Micromonospora lupini and carries:
- the amcA gene encoding multiple cyclophane-containing RiPP AmcA, producing the protein MPETTSHRRPEREADDAPDGVTERVREAAPGLVALLQEAEDARRLRAEVSGGDGVSAVCAWNHFENIPTFYNWNNRPR
- a CDS encoding DUF3073 domain-containing protein produces the protein MGRGRAKAKQTKVARELKYHSPNTDLTALQRELAGAGKSEHHFDDDSKEFVDDDDENHADDDPDPWVRPTR